In the Salmo trutta unplaced genomic scaffold, fSalTru1.1, whole genome shotgun sequence genome, CAGTGTACAATGGTCCTGAATTTGCATATCACAGTGTTTGAAGCTTCTACATTCTGCATCTCTCTGCTGTCTTTCACCTGAAGCCATATCCTCCAGGGTCTAAACAGGTGTAGGTTTCCATCTCTGTGTGGGAGACCAGATATTGCAAGGAGACCAGTAAGGGGCCCTCACCTCTTCACTTTGGCCCAAGGATACCAGTGACACTGCCCTAAGGTTGGTGCTGTTCTTTGGATGAGACTGTGGAGACAGAGGTCTTATCTCTCTGTGGTTACTAAAGATGTCATGGCACTTATGACATGAGTAGAGGTGTTGACCCTGCTTCTCCTGGATATATTTCCAAGCCTAAGCATGTAAATCCAACTCATTATCATAGGCTGGATGGAGACcaatatcgtttttttttttttatattgctgCATGTCTCAAAATATAAGAATGAGACCAATATATGTATTTTGCTAATCATAATTCCTGTCTCTGAAAttacgtttgtgtgtgttgtaggaatAACCAATACtcaaaatctgtgtgtgtgtgtgtgtgtgtgtgtgtgtgtgtgtgtgtgtgtgtgtgtgtgtgtgtgtgtgtgtgtgtgtgtgtgtgtgtgtgtgtgtggtagaagtAATAGTTGGCCATTATTTCTTTGAACATCTCAGTTTGGGCAGCAGCCACTGAAGAAACCTGTCAATCAAAAACCACAGGAGAATAAatagtattataaactgggtggttcgatccctgaatgctgattggctgacagccgtggtatatttaagcaataaggcacgagggggtgtgttatatggtcaatataccacacctaagggctgttcttatgtacaacacgacacggagtgcctggatacagcccttagccgtggtataatggccatataccacaaacccccaaggtttctttttgctattatgaactggttaccaacgtaattagagcagtaaaaataaatgctttgtcatacctgtggtatacggtctgatacaccacggctgtcagccaatcagcattcagggctcgaaccacccagtttataacagaccatataccacgggtgtgacaaaaacatgtatttttactgctctaattacgttggtaaccagctaataatagcaataaggcacctcgggggtttgtggtatatggccaatataccacggctaagggctgtatccaggtactccgtgttgcgttgtgcataagaacagcccttagccatgatatattggccatataccacacctcctcgtgccttattgcgtaAGTTTGCACTTACACATCAGATATCTGCTCTTTCTCTGCTACCTCATTCTATTTCTCTAATTCTCTAGTCTAGTATTCCCTGGTTATGTtccacttctccctcctctatttcCTCACCTCTTCCCCAGACTCTTCTTTTCCTCTTTCTTGTCCTCCTCCTTCCTTTCTCCAACATTTCCCATCTGTTGTATCTTACTGGCCTTCTCTTGCTTCACTACTTTTTTGGCCTTGCCCTTGTTTTTCTTATTGACCTTCCCTTCCTGAATATTTTGGACAAGGAGATAAAGTAATGTAAGCTTATAGGTTTTCTCTTCTCTTGAGCTACGATACCTAGAGCTATGCTATACTATAGAAGGACTTATGCTATACTATAGAAGGACTTACAGCCAATATTCCCTTCTTGTATTTCCTCTCACCTGTGGGGCCACTCCAGCCATTTCCTGGAGCAGCTTCCTGCCGGACTCGCTCAGGTTGGTGATGGGAGCCAGGCGAGGGCTGTGGCGGTATGGGAAGTTCTCTGTTCGGGGCGGAGCGATAATGACAGGGCTGAGAGGAGTCAGAGGCCTTGGGACATTTACTGGGTAGGGAGAGCCTacagcagagggcagggcccGTAGGGCTTCAGCCAGGGTCCGGTGTGCTGAGGTCACAAGAGGAGAGAGACCATTCTTGACAGATACAGGACCTGAGTCCTTCCCTGGGCTCTGTAGGACCAGAAAGTAAAGTAACATATCAGGAAAGTGCTATGTTCAACACAATCTGTAGAAATACTTTATAACTACTCTATACATATTGCAGATACATGACTACACTCAAtaagtaattgtctgcatcatttccaatcccccatgtatatatatatatatatatatatatataaaaaaataatatgcAGAACTTACCAGGAAGTCTGACTCATCGAAGGAGTGGAGAGACAGATCATCATCCTCGTCCATAACCTTCACGTCAAGCTTGGTCACCTTTCCATCCTCAACTTTCAGCGGTGGTGTCCTCCTTTCATGATCCTCATCATCACACTGTGTATCAGAGTCAACTAGTCAGAGACCATCCTCCTCACAGTGATGTCACTCAACAAAGACATGGACGGTAGGGTACAACTCTTTTACCTCCGATTCACAGTCAGTGAAGGAGTAGATGGAAAAGTCATCAGAACTGGAGGATGAGGTCACATCATATTTTCTCTCCATCAGCCGAGTCACCCTTCCAGactgaggagacagagaaaggcaTGTACTCATGGCAGCCATAGAATACACTGGCATTGACCCTCAAGGAAATGTAGAATATGTAGGCAATCCAACATGGTTTTACAAGTAGTGAGTAATACATGGGTAACTGAAAATGCAATAAATGCAACTCCCATAACATTAGGGGTGGGTCTAAAGACCTTCCATAGTATAGGATTCTTTAGCATCTAGAATGGATTGTCAATTCAACCAAGCCACCCAAAATGGCCATATGAATCAACAGATTGATCTATCTGTTGTGTCTCTATGGGAACAGCAGAGATGACCTGGCTGAGAGGCTCTGGATTGATGCTCCATCCATCCCCAGATGTTTGGTCCTGCCCATAGCTCACAATGATTGGCTGTTAACAGTAAAGAATGCATTCAACACTGCTTTGCTCATTTTGGCCTTGATTTGTgtatcaataaataatataagtACTGTTATGTGGTTGAATTTGAATGTGACTTACAGGccttttgtggatctgagggGTCTGCACTGAAGTAGACTGTCAAGACAGCATTCAATGTGGTTAGATAGGGATTTCTGCATTTGCTTTCATTCTGATAACTGCAGTTTGTACATGCAGAATGCATAACTAATGTGTATGTGTTATTGTTTCAGGTCGGATATGACTTACAGGCTTTGGCCTTCTGTGCACCTTGCCGGTTGGCCACAACACGGAATCAGGGGTGTTCACCCTCACTGGTTTCAACTGTCAACACAACACTCAATTTAGAATGTGATAATATAACAAAAACAggacaaaacaaacaaatatttGATATTTACCACATAAGGGCGGCGTCTTAAAGCTCTTTTGATTCTCTCATCATTACGGTCCATCTTTCTTTCTGAGGGAAACATTTCCATCAATTGATTGACACAAAACACatcctgactcacacacacacacaaagatggcattccaaatggcgccctattccctatatatatatatatatatatatatatatatatatatatatatatatatatatatatatatatatatatatatgtttggaAGGAGGTGCCCCAAAAGGCCAAAGATTACCTGCAACAACCTGAGTGAAGAAAACGATTGTAGATTAAATCAAATCTGAACACAGTTTATGTAGTGAATTAATGCATGGCTACGTCATTTTATGTCACAGCTTTATGACCGCGCATAATACGTCACAAGAAAAAAGCTTGTTTGGAGCCGGACTGGTGGTCGCATCTTCTCACTGGTTGTAGCTCAATAACGAACGTGATGTGCTTATTATATCCTAATGACTGAGTAATGGTTGTATCGATGGTTGGTTGGACGTTTTACATAGATAGGCCAACATGATATCAATAGGAAGAAACCATTCCTtgccaaatatttttttattattgttttacTTTGAGTAACATTAAGGGACCACAATGGAAGCCGTTTACTTTATTGTGTTGTCCCTGGCCTGACACGTTTTATTTAATTAAAcggttttattattttattaaactgTCAAATCAAATATATCTATCTAGCTTTCTatctaactcaaatgagctgttGAGGACTCTTTGGTCATCACATTTCAGGCACAAGCCAGCAGGTGGAAGTGTCTTTAAATGCAGCACTGCCTTAGCGCACTTCATGATCTGCGCAACAGTAACTTTGTGGTTGTGAAAGTGATTCATCCAAATGCGGAAGTCCAGTACATTTGTTTTGGTTAAAAAGTGGCATTGTTGCTGTCATTATagtatcatttgttttgtttactgTCACTACATATTTCGGTTTATCAGAGAATGTCTAAAGTCTTGGAACTACAGTTTTTGCCAATGGGCATGGTACGTTAGCAAGGAGGGACTGAGTGATTTAAGAATCATAtgctcggtagctagctagctactttgaATGGGACTGTTGTAACGTTATCTAGCTTGCTACAACTTGTAGTTAACGTTAATGACGTAACATATggtgccagtaggctacagcagcAAGCTAGAGCAGAACACATCAATGCCGCTGATGTCTGTCAACCCGATCATTTCAGTTTTAATCCACACACTGTCTTCCTCTGCAACCCCATCATCGCAGGGGGGATCTCTATCCTTACTCCAACCTTATTGTGGTTGAAAATAACCATGATACACTGCAGTATGTCACAGCTTTAAGGGTGCTTAGTAGTGTAGTTAAGTTGTAATATGTTTATGTGCGGcgctgtggtctaaggcactgcatctcagtctacagtccctggttcgaatccaggctgtatcacatccggccgtgattgggaatcccatcgGACGGTGCACAATCGGCCCGGcgctgtccgggtttggccagggtaggccgtcattgtaaataagaatttgttcttaactgacttgcctagttaaataaagtttaaataaaaataaatgatataCTTGAAATTTGTGTTGAGTCATCATGCTGTACATAATGGGATGTTTGGTTAGGAAAATCTACCATCACTGTGTCACACATTCTCCTTATCTTGCTCTGGGGAAACATGGAAAGGGCTGGCACCCACTTCTAGACATGTCTGATGCTAGGGCATCAGTGCTGGACAAGAAGATGCCTTTCAGGCTGCTGAGggacaactttggttttagaagtgtttttcttttttcatcCGGTTGGACAAATACTCCAAACAGCCTTCCCAACCGCGTCCTCATGGCCCTAAAGCACACttttgcctcgttttgtatcacctTTCAATGATAAATCTGGGGGgggcaaaaatgcaatttcagaatgtgggggaggggggcatGTCTCCCTGttcccagtgaaagttgtgcccctgaacATTGATGTCCTGTATGACCCTGCATCAATAGAGAAGGAAGAGAACTGAGAAAGCACTAGACGCATCATTTATCCTATAAGACGAGAGGTCATTAAATTAACATGATTGCTGGGTGCAAGCCAGAGTACATGATGTACTACAGTATAATGAGGAGCAGTTTCAATAGATGATCCTCAGCTGTAATTGAATACTGTACAATAGGCACCTAGTGGTCCCCATGATTAGATAGAGAATCACTGTTTAGTTAGATAAGCTCTCTGTAATCTCTCCACATTCTCTTTGGTTGCAGAATCATTCCTACCCAGTCCAAGCCTACGCTCCAGTTTCCTCCAAACTACAGGCTACCGATACCACACCAAAGACATTTGAAGGCTGGGCCCACTCCTactatatgtaaccgatgtgaaatggctagctagttagtggtggtgcgcgctaatagcgtttcaatcggtgatgtcactcgctctgagaccttgaagtagttgttccccttgctctgcagggtccgcggcttttgtggagtgatgggtaacgatgcttcaagggtggctgttgtcgatgtgtgcagagtgtccctggtttgagcccaggtagagGCGAGGAAGGTATACTGTTACATATACACAGGGGAGCCCTGTTTAGTTCTCAGGTCATTATGTTCACAACCATGGATATGGCCTCAAGCATAGATTTGGGTAAAGTCAAATTCTGGAGCAGGGAGCAGTAGTTGAGTTTATCAAGAGTGTGGGCTACAAGAGCAGATTAGGATGTAATCTTTAGAAAATTAGGTagctgggcctcccgagtggcgcagcggtctaaggcactgcatcgcagtgcttgaggtgtcactacagacccaagTTCGAtctcaggctgtgtcacagccggccgtgactgggagtcccatgaggcggcgcacaaatgGCCCCGCTGAGTTTGGTCACCAGCTGGACGgtttttcctccaacacattggtgcggcttccgggttaagcgagcagtgtagcaagaagcagtgcagcttagCATGGTCCtatttcggaggatgcatggctcttgaccttcacctctcccgagtccataggggagttgcagcgatgggacaagactgtaactaccaattgaaaattggggagaaaaattgataaaagtacaaaaaaatatataaataataattgGTCGTTGTGCACAGTAAAGAGAAGCTATAAATTACAACCAAGACTAAGTATAGCAAATCAATGATTATTATTTCTTTACAAATGCATGTTTAAGTTATACCGTTTATATACAAATAGCTATTTTGCATAAACAACTGGATCAAGTGGTAAGAGTCACGTAACAGGTCATGATGGAACACGTCATTCGATATCAGTAATGCAAGAGAAAAAGTTCAAAGGAACACCATTTTTACAGTTTACCACCACTTAATCAAAGACCTATACTTTAATGAACCAATGAAAAACAAGGCTCAATGACTGAATAGTTACTGCAATTTAAATGTACAAATTGAACAATACATTGTACAATATGAATGTGCTACAAGTATGTATATTTACTCTAATCTTACTCTGCTGTCTGTATTTACACATCCTTCCTAGAGCATCTGAATATGCAGCCACGTTGAATTTTGTAAATACATTTACAGACAGCAAATATGGAATGCTTTCAATACCTTACATTTGAAATGAGTTAATATACAAGACGGCTCTTCACAGCATGAAAGATGTCCTGAAGCAATATTTCATATCATAATCACCTCTGTTTTTGCCTACTTCCACTTACAAATCAAATaagtttgtcacgtgtgccgaatacaacaggtgtagtagaccttacagtgaaatgcttacttacaggctctaaccaacagtgcaatttttaagtaaaaaaaaaggtattaggtgaacaatagattagtaaagaaataaaacaacagtgaaaaataacagtagcgaagctatatagagtagtgaggctatatacaggcaccggttagtcgggctgattgaggtggTATGTATATGAAGGTATGCATATATGATGAGAGacggagagtagcagcagtgtaatagaggggttggggggggcacacaatgcaaatagtccaggtagccatttgattacctgttcaagagtcttatggcttgggggaaaaaactgttgagaagccttttggtccaagacttggcgctccggtaccgcttaccatgcggtagtagagagaacagtcaatgactggggtggctggggtctctgacaatttttagggccttcctctgacaccgcctggtatagaggtcctggatggcaggcagcttaaccccagtgatgtactgggccgtgcgcagtaccctctgtagtgccttgcggttggaggccgagcaattgccgtaccaggcagtgatgcaaccagtcaggatgctctcgaagttgcagttgtagaaccttttgaggatctcaggacccatgccaaaattttttagtttcctgaaggggaataggctttgtcgtgccctcttcatgactgtcttggtgtgtttggaccattctagtttgttggtgatgtggacaccaaggaacttgaagctctcaacttgctccactacagccctattgatgagaatgggggcgtgctcgatcctccttttcctctagtccacaatcatctccttagtcttggttacgttgagggataggttgttattctggcaccactccggccaggtctctgacctcttccctataggctgtctcgtcgttgtcggtgatttgGCCTACcactgcaaacttaatgatggtgttggagtcgtgcatggccacgcagtcgtggttgaacagggagtacaggaggggactgagcacgcacccctgaggggctccagtgttgaggatcagcgtggcagatgtgttgctacctaccctcaccacctgggggcggcctgttaggaagtccaggatccagttgcagagggaggtgtttagtcccaagatccttagcttagtgatgagctttgagggtactatggtgttgaacgctgagctgttgtcaatgaatagcattctcacgtaggtgttccttttgtccaggtgggaaagggcagtgtggagtgcaatagagatttcatcatctgtggatctgtttggggggtatgcaaattggagtgggtctacaaAAGCAATGTGTAACATTTAATGTATATTATCTCCAACTTTTCTAATCTGATGGGAAACAACAAAGGTCTGCCTCCACTCTTAAtttgataaaaaaaatctattggtTTATTCCAAAATagagatacatttttttcctATAACCTTAAAGGAGAATGTGGACCAAATCtcaccctcctccacccctcacccAAATGAAATAGGTTAACATCttgggcagtggttcccaaactttttatagtcccgtaccccttcaaacattcaacctccagctgcgtaccccctctagcaccagggtcagcgcactctcaaatgttttttttttgccatcactgtaagcctgccacacacacactatacgatatatttattaaacataagaatgagtgtgagtttgtcacaacctggctcgtgggaagtgacaaagagctcttatagaaccagggcacaaataataatataataataataaatcatttttctctttatttgttcattgaaaattgtgaataactcaccacaggttaatgaggtGTGCTTCAAAGGATGCACATAATTctacaatgttgggttgtattggagaatctgtcttaattttccacacacagtctgtgcctgtatttactattcatgctagtgagggccgagaatccaatctcacataggtacgtggttgcaaagtgcatcagtgtcttaacagcgcgatttgccaaggcaggatacacTGAGCActgcccaatccagaaatctggcagtggcttccgattaaattcaattttcacagaaccggtTGTTGCAatttctcttgttcagatatcggtaagtggactggaggcagggcatgaaagggataacgaatccagttgtttgtgtcatccgtttcgggaaagtacctgcataattgcgcacccaactcactcaggtgcttcgctatatcacatttgacattgtccgtaagcttgagttcatttgcacacaaaaaaatcatacaatgatggaaatacctgtgtgttgtccttgttaatgcagacagagaagagcgccaacttcttaatcatagcctcaattttgtccagcACCCAGAAAATAGTtacagagagtccctgtaatcttagattcagatcattcaggtaagaaaaaacatcacccagttAGGCCAGaagtgtgagaaactcgtcatcatgcaagcggtcagacaagtgaaaacgatgttcagtaaagaaaactttaagctcgtcacCACAATATGCAGGTGGTCTGAAATGGTTCTTACCCACAAATGTAGATGTGAGCATTGTCAGTATGGATCAGCTTCCACAGATGTTCCTTGTTCTTCTTCAGGAGATGCTGCACATACACCTGAGCATGAAAAATATAACTATTAGCCTGACTAAACAATTCATTTGAATAATTTAACTGATACAAAATACATTCTCTTCAAGTCTGCAGGTTCTCAAGGCAATACGAATTATAGGCACTGGCAGTATCAAATATTGGACCTTATCAAAGTCATAGATAcactcccctacgtatttatttggacagtgaagctaaaact is a window encoding:
- the LOC115189988 gene encoding uncharacterized protein LOC115189988 isoform X2; this translates as MLTSTFVERKMDRNDERIKRALRRRPYVLKPVRVNTPDSVLWPTGKVHRRPKPSTSVQTPQIHKRPPIIVSYGQDQTSGDGWSINPEPLSQSGRVTRLMERKYDVTSSSSSDDFSIYSFTDCESECDDEDHERRTPPLKVEDGKVTKLDVKVMDEDDDLSLHSFDESDFLSPGKDSGPVSVKNGLSPLVTSAHRTLAEALRALPSAVGSPYPVNVPRPLTPLSPVIIAPPRTENFPYRHSPRLAPITNLSESGRKLLQEMAGVAPQVSSVAAAQTEMFKEIMANYYFYHTHTHTHTHTHTHTHTHTHTHTHTHTHTHTDFEYWLFLQHTQT
- the LOC115189988 gene encoding uncharacterized protein LOC115189988 isoform X3 yields the protein MPSLCVCVSQDVFCVNQLMEMFPSERKMDRNDERIKRALRRRPYVLKPVRVNTPDSVLWPTGKVHRRPKPSTSVQTPQIHKRPSGRVTRLMERKYDVTSSSSSDDFSIYSFTDCESECDDEDHERRTPPLKVEDGKVTKLDVKVMDEDDDLSLHSFDESDFLSPGKDSGPVSVKNGLSPLVTSAHRTLAEALRALPSAVGSPYPVNVPRPLTPLSPVIIAPPRTENFPYRHSPRLAPITNLSESGRKLLQEMAGVAPQVSSVAAAQTEMFKEIMANYYFYHTHTHTHTHTHTHTHTHTHTHTHTHTHTHTDFEYWLFLQHTQT
- the LOC115189988 gene encoding uncharacterized protein LOC115189988 isoform X4; protein product: MDRNDERIKRALRRRPYVLKPVRVNTPDSVLWPTGKVHRRPKPSTSVQTPQIHKRPPIIVSYGQDQTSGDGWSINPEPLSQSGRVTRLMERKYDVTSSSSSDDFSIYSFTDCESECDDEDHERRTPPLKVEDGKVTKLDVKVMDEDDDLSLHSFDESDFLSPGKDSGPVSVKNGLSPLVTSAHRTLAEALRALPSAVGSPYPVNVPRPLTPLSPVIIAPPRTENFPYRHSPRLAPITNLSESGRKLLQEMAGVAPQVSSVAAAQTEMFKEIMANYYFYHTHTHTHTHTHTHTHTHTHTHTHTHTHTHTDFEYWLFLQHTQT
- the LOC115189988 gene encoding uncharacterized protein LOC115189988 isoform X1, producing MPSLCVCVSQDVFCVNQLMEMFPSERKMDRNDERIKRALRRRPYVLKPVRVNTPDSVLWPTGKVHRRPKPSTSVQTPQIHKRPPIIVSYGQDQTSGDGWSINPEPLSQSGRVTRLMERKYDVTSSSSSDDFSIYSFTDCESECDDEDHERRTPPLKVEDGKVTKLDVKVMDEDDDLSLHSFDESDFLSPGKDSGPVSVKNGLSPLVTSAHRTLAEALRALPSAVGSPYPVNVPRPLTPLSPVIIAPPRTENFPYRHSPRLAPITNLSESGRKLLQEMAGVAPQVSSVAAAQTEMFKEIMANYYFYHTHTHTHTHTHTHTHTHTHTHTHTHTHTHTDFEYWLFLQHTQT